A window of Scomber scombrus chromosome 23, fScoSco1.1, whole genome shotgun sequence contains these coding sequences:
- the LOC134005972 gene encoding uncharacterized protein LOC134005972, which yields MSTQNQEEKRYDRRDTTLKFVNRPDDLDPLPPEEGDLGLRAEMSCGHAVTPQSLTGWCRSLLDQGQYKFKCPALKDGTVQLCGKVWPYQEVRRLAVLTAAEMQYFEENMARLAAREYCEFKTCPGCKTCVEREDLTNLSVHCTICKADKREVYQFCWQCLKPWKGSAPRSDRCDNVGCINHDLELLKNCKMTNLPQVQGVDECPSIRACPTCGKIVEHDKTGCKNIICPRCQIEFCFVCLKLTPECMETSSYFIPCSDGVAPRQTSIPVWHRN from the exons ATGTCTACACAGaatcaggaggaaaaaagataCGACCGCAGAGACACGACTCTGAAATTTGTCAACAGACCAGATGATCTGGATCCACTAC CCCCGGAGGAAGGAGACCTGGGTCTCCGTGCAGAGATGTCCTGCGGTCACGCTGTGACTCCACAGTCTCTCACTGGGTGGTGTCGCAGCCTGCTGGATCAG GGTCAGTACAAATTTAAGTGCCCTGCTTTGAAGGATGGCACCGTGCAGCTCTGTGGTAAAGTGTGGCCTTACCAAGAGGTGCGCAGACTGGCAGtgctgacagctgcagagatgCAGTACTTTGAAGAGAACATGGCTCGTCTGGCTGCCAGAGAGTACTGTGAATTCAAAACA TGTCCTGGGTGTAAAAcctgtgtggagagagaggacCTCACCAATCTCAGTGTGCACTGCACAATCTGCAAAGCAGATAAGCGGGAGGTCTATCAGTTCTGCTGGCAGTGTCTGAAGCCGTGGAAAGGTAGCGCTCCACGCTCTGACCGCTGTGACAACGTCGGTTGCATCAACCACGACCTCGAGCTTCTCAAGAACTGCAAGATGACCAACCTCCCTCAGGTGCAAGGAGTAGATGAGTGTCCCTCCATCCGAGCCTGTCCCACCTGTGGAAAGATTGTGGAGCACGACAAGACAGGCTGCAAGAACATCATCTGTCCTCGCTGTCAGATTGAGTTCTGCTTTGTGTGCCTGAAGCTAACTCCTGAGTGTATGGAAACAAGCTCCTACTTCATCCCCTGCAGCGATGGTGTGGCTCCCAGACAAACCTCCATACCTGTGTGGCACAGAAACTAA
- the si:ch211-212k18.13 gene encoding ubiquitin carboxyl-terminal hydrolase 47: MNHYIVEHFIHKLDRITISDYNGLNSPGLTCYLNSVLQVLFMTKDFREAIKRCCNGDSTAIDSHLESLFTVLEKNVAKTHNITETLGITDVYMQRDAAEYFEKILCLTNPDASKIFRGELNHKTTCLECKERNDCRSLFWTLPLAVENPFGQIYSVKKGLKAFFKKENVCGDNKMYCNRCNKKQDARFECEMTQNPENLTLLLKRFRFDYKRRCYVKLHCEVDVPQTLHMESCTYDLYAIVNHFGNIMGGHYIAQIKSFETGAWYQFDDHTVKSVQRSLFMSGKKFLRSSSAYLLMYRKVNKHPTKTDESDHKAPFVHSDVRSERRRDGAERGDQLKDDSYNGEKNLRHLNGDILKSDDDTVSKKMTNSPVELKKQTNQRAACDWAHEDIWPQIDSVLDGDIYSVSNFAEPQKYEAQTCNGPNIWQHATNSENICHLNTRGTPDDIYKKTLRRYPLEQNHNSQKQRLKANEMKWETQSSSVTKTGTKAKTDHGLIRNTVKLSETRGVKNKEEAVADVNIERDNSKQRRDAAVRVKKGDCDVKSSGVSSNGYSSSGPHSRSLLAPKEPNECNSHNPSRKSSNLKRNQVKVQHVVLAEGGCKLEATKGENAASLRGERNAKKSSCKVRKDPWRS, from the exons ATGAATCACTATATTGTTgaacatttcatacacaaattAGACCGCATTACTATCTCAG ATTACAATGGTCTGAACAGTCCGGGTCTTACGTGCTATTTGAACAGCGTGCTTCAGGTGCTTTTCATGACGAAAGACTTCCGGGAGGCAATAAAAAG ATGCTGCAATGGAGATTCAACAGCCATTGACTCACACCTGGAAAGCTTGTTCACTGTTTTAGAGAAAAATGTGGCCAAAACACATAACATCACAGAAACGCTGGGCATCACAGATG TATACATGCAACGTGATGCTGCTGAGTATTTTGAGAAGATCTTGTGTCTGACCAATCCGGACGCATCAAAG ATATTTAGAGGAGAGCTGAATCACAAGACCACATGCCTCGAGTGCAAGGAGAGGAACGACTGCAGGAGCCTCTTTTGGACTCTGCCACTTGCGGTGGAAAACCCATTTGGTCAAATCTACAGCGTG AAGAAAGGGTTGAAGGCATtcttcaaaaaagaaaatgtctgcGGGGACAACAAGATGTACTGCAACCGCTGTAATAAAAAGCAAGATGCACGCTTT GAATGTGAGATGACACAAAATCCAGAAAATCTGACCCTGCTGCTGAAGAGATTCAGATTCGACTACAAGCGAAGATGTTACGTCAAGCTCCACTGTGAAGTTGACGTACCCCAGACTTTACACATGGAG aGTTGCACGTATGATCTCTATGCCATAGTGAACCACTTTGGTAACATAATGGGAGGTCATTATATCGCACAAATCAAATCGTTTGAAACTGGCGCCTGGTATCAGTTTGATGACCACACTGTTAAAAGT GTCCAACGATCACTCTTCATGTCTGGAAAGAAGTTTTTGAG GTCTTCCTCAGCTTACCTCCTCATGTACAGGAAGG TGAACAAACATCCCACAAAAACCGATGAAAGTGACCACAAAGCTCCGTTTGTACATTCAGATGTCAGATCTGAAAGAAGACGTGACGGGGCAGAGAGAGGAGATCAGCTGAAGGACGATAGTTACAACGGAGAAAAAAACTTGAGACACTTGAATGGTGATATCTTAAAGAGCGATGACGATACAGTTTCGAAGAAAATGACGAACTCTCCCGTAGAgctgaaaaaacagacaaatcagAGAGCAGCATGCGATTGGGCGCATGAAGACATTTGGCCTCAAATAGACTCTGTACTGGATGGAGACATTTACAGTGTGTCTAATTTTGCAGAGCCACAAAAATATGAAGCACAAACATGTAATGGACCAAACATTTGGCAGCATGCTACAAACTCAGAGAACATCTGTCATCTGAACACTAGAGGGACCCCTGACGACATATATAAGAAAACACTCAGAAGATATCCATTAGAGCAAAACCACAACTCCCAAAAGCAAAGACTAAAAGCAAATGAGATGAAGTGGGAAACACAGAGTAGCTCTGTTACAAAGACTGGGACAAAAGCAAAAACTGATCATGGCCTTATAAGAAATACAGTCAAGCTTTCAGAAACCAGAGGTGTGAAAAATAAAGAGGAGGCAGTAGCAGATGTAAACATAGAAAGAGACAATAGTAAACAGAGAAGAGATGCTGCTGTCAGGGTAAAGAAGGGAGATTGTGATGTTAAGTCGTCTGGTGTTTCCTCCAATGGCTACTCTTCCTCAGGTCCGCACTCACGCAGTCTGTTGGCACCAAAGGAACCCAACGAGTGTAATTCACACAATCCAAGCAGAAAATCAAGCAACTTAAAGAGGAACCAGGTGAAAGTGCAGCATGTTGTCCTTGCAGAGGGCGGCTGCAAACTGGAGGCAACTAAAGGAGAAAACGCTGCAAGtctgagaggagaaagaaatgcTAAAAAGAGTTCTTGCAAAGTCAGAAAAGATCCATGGAGGTCATGA
- the LOC134006001 gene encoding E3 ubiquitin-protein ligase RNF19A-like has protein sequence MSIQEQEQLQKRYDPLDTTLTFVNRGDDLDPLGSDDEDDCLRAEMSCGHAVTPESLTRWCRSQLDQGIYKFKCPAVVEGTKLCNELWSYREVRRLADLSVEEMQYFEETMARLAAAEYCEFKPCPCCKTTVERKALSNLCVTCSICTADQKKTYQFCWQCQRQWKGPGPRSDCCDNDGCINKDLQLLQTCKTISLPEVEGVTDCPSIRACPTCGMKVEHSRQYCKNINCPRCHLEFCFVCLKLKRICGPTSSPYKICPGGVAPRQTSIPVWQRK, from the exons ATGAGCATTCAAGAACAGGAACAGCTGCAGAAGAGATACGATCCACTAGATACGACTCTGACGTTTGTTAACAGGGGGGATGACTTGGACCCACTGG GTTCAGATGATGAAGACGACTGTCTCAGAGCTGAGATGTCCTGCGGTCACGCTGTCACTCCTGAGTCTCTGACCCGATGGTGTCGCAGCCAGCTGGATCAG ggCATTTACAAATTCAAATGCCCTGCAGTGGTAGAGGGGACCAAACTGTGCAATGAACTGTGGTCATACCGAGAAGTGCGCAGACTGGCTGATTTGTCTGTTGAGGAAATGCAGTACTTTGAGGAGACCATGGCCCGCCTGGCTGCTGCAGAATACTGTGAATTCAAGCCG TGCCCATGTTGCAAAACAACAGTGGAAAGGAAAGCTCTCTCCAACCTGTGTGTGACCTGCTCCATCTGCACAGCGGATCAGAAGAAGACCTACCAATTCTGCTGGCAGTGTCAGAGGCAATGGAAAGGTCCGGGCCCTCGTTCTGATTGCTGCGACAATGACGGCTGCATCAATAAGGACCTGCAACTTCTGCAGACATGTAAGACCATCAGTCTGCCAGAGGTGGAGGGGGTCACTGACTGCCCCTCTATCCGAGCCTGTCCCACATGCGGCATGAAGGTGGAACATAGCAGGCAATACTGCAAAAATATAAACTGCCCTCGCTGCCATCTGGAGTTCTGTTTCGTGTGCCTGAAACTGAAGCGTATATGTGGCCCCACCAGCTCACCATACAAAATCTGTCCTGGTGGAGTGGCTCCTAGACAGACCTCGATCCCTGTATggcagaggaaatga